The following are from one region of the Paenibacillus bovis genome:
- a CDS encoding glycoside hydrolase family 43 protein, translating to MIRKCLALLLAFALVFTTLSSYHAEAANRSLAKLPGNSNPLMDHKLGADPYSLVYNGRVYVYMSSDTYVYNSDGSIKENDFSALDRIQVVSSADMVNWTDHGTIPVAGANNKNGGRGIAKWASNSWAPAVAYKRINGKDKFFLYFANGGAGIGVLTADSPIGPWTDPLGKALLTHNTPGMSGVTWLFDPAVLVNDDGNGYLYIGGGIPNESDPASIANPKTARVVRLGADMTSISGNAQTIDAPYLFEDSGIHKYNGKYYYSYCINFAGTHPSQFPAGEIGYMVSDNPMGPFTYKGHFLKNPYSFFGVGGNNHHAVFNFKNEWYVVYHAQTVSKAQIGQGKGYRSPHINKLFHNADGSIAEVQANMKGVPQVSTLNPYVRVEAETIGWQAGINTEPTQAGGGPFNNLNVNNINNGDWIAVGKADFGSTGARSFKAIVAANTGGNIEVRLDSATGPLVGTVKVPATGGMQNWREVQGSINNVTGVHDLYLVFTGGSGNLFNLDAWQFASNAGLTELNEEPAASIQAEPEQNQSESSSNELTPEAPNAQENLETQETQSE from the coding sequence ATGATTCGAAAATGTCTGGCTTTACTTCTTGCTTTTGCTTTAGTCTTTACTACGCTTTCTTCTTACCATGCGGAGGCGGCGAATCGGTCGCTGGCCAAGCTGCCCGGCAATTCAAACCCTCTGATGGATCACAAATTGGGAGCTGACCCTTACTCGCTGGTATATAACGGCAGAGTGTATGTATATATGTCCAGTGACACGTATGTATACAACAGTGACGGCTCGATTAAAGAAAATGACTTCAGCGCACTGGATCGTATTCAGGTCGTCTCTTCAGCAGATATGGTGAACTGGACCGACCATGGCACGATTCCTGTGGCTGGCGCAAACAATAAAAATGGAGGCAGAGGCATAGCCAAGTGGGCGTCCAACTCCTGGGCTCCGGCAGTGGCTTACAAAAGAATAAATGGCAAAGACAAGTTCTTCCTGTATTTCGCTAATGGAGGAGCAGGCATTGGAGTATTGACAGCCGACAGTCCAATTGGTCCCTGGACCGATCCACTCGGCAAAGCGCTGCTGACTCATAATACTCCCGGAATGTCCGGGGTGACCTGGCTGTTTGACCCGGCTGTACTGGTCAATGACGACGGTAACGGCTATCTGTACATCGGCGGCGGTATTCCCAATGAATCCGACCCTGCCTCTATTGCCAATCCCAAAACAGCCCGAGTCGTCCGCTTGGGAGCCGATATGACCAGCATAAGCGGCAATGCGCAAACCATCGATGCTCCGTATTTATTCGAGGATTCCGGTATCCACAAATATAACGGCAAATATTATTACTCTTACTGCATCAATTTTGCCGGTACCCATCCGTCACAATTTCCGGCGGGTGAAATCGGTTATATGGTCAGCGATAACCCGATGGGACCATTTACGTACAAAGGACATTTCCTGAAAAATCCTTACTCTTTCTTCGGAGTAGGCGGTAACAACCATCATGCCGTATTTAATTTTAAAAATGAATGGTATGTAGTGTATCATGCCCAGACCGTGAGCAAAGCACAGATTGGACAGGGAAAAGGATATCGCTCCCCGCATATCAACAAGCTGTTCCATAATGCCGACGGCAGTATTGCTGAAGTGCAGGCCAATATGAAGGGTGTCCCTCAGGTCTCTACGCTTAATCCATATGTACGGGTAGAAGCAGAGACGATCGGTTGGCAAGCAGGTATTAACACTGAACCAACGCAGGCTGGCGGCGGACCATTCAACAATCTGAATGTAAACAATATCAACAATGGAGACTGGATTGCTGTAGGCAAAGCCGACTTTGGCTCGACAGGAGCAAGATCATTCAAAGCAATCGTAGCTGCCAATACAGGCGGCAATATCGAAGTACGGCTGGACAGTGCGACAGGTCCTCTGGTTGGCACCGTCAAAGTACCTGCTACAGGAGGCATGCAGAACTGGAGAGAAGTACAGGGCAGCATCAATAATGTGACCGGCGTCCATGATCTGTATCTGGTATTTACCGGTGGAAGCGGCAATCTGTTTAATCTGGATGCATGGCAGTTTGCATCGAATGCAGGTCTGACAGAATTGAATGAAGAACCAGCTGCATCTATTCAGGCGGAGCCGGAGCAGAACCAATCGGAATCCAGCTCAAATGAGTTAACACCAGAAGCTCCAAATGCCCAAGAAAATCTAGAGACTCAAGAAACTCAAAGTGAATAA
- a CDS encoding sugar O-acetyltransferase — translation MTEEERIFDGRLFNPGHPDLRKIKAKAHRLSQQYSHTYEDQVEEREEILQQLLGGRGEKCFLQGPVFFHYGIHTEIGSHFFANYNLTVQDDARVTIGSYTSFGPNVTIVTPVHPLIASERRQMLDQHGEARSLCYAKPVTIGNDVWLSANVTVCGGVTIGDGCVIGAGSVVTRDIPPYSLAAGVPCKVIRSITSEDSMRFKPDILADCQVEE, via the coding sequence ATGACAGAAGAAGAGCGTATTTTTGATGGACGACTGTTTAATCCAGGCCATCCGGATCTGAGAAAAATCAAAGCCAAAGCACATAGGCTCAGCCAGCAGTATAGTCATACTTACGAGGATCAGGTAGAAGAGCGGGAAGAGATCCTGCAGCAGCTTCTGGGCGGCAGGGGTGAAAAATGCTTTTTGCAGGGACCTGTTTTTTTTCATTACGGGATTCACACCGAGATCGGCAGTCACTTTTTTGCCAATTATAATTTGACGGTTCAGGATGACGCCAGAGTAACGATCGGTAGTTATACCAGCTTTGGACCGAATGTTACGATTGTGACGCCGGTACATCCGCTTATTGCTTCGGAACGCCGGCAGATGCTCGATCAGCATGGCGAAGCCCGTTCCCTCTGTTATGCCAAACCGGTGACAATCGGTAATGATGTATGGCTGTCTGCCAATGTAACCGTGTGTGGAGGTGTTACGATTGGGGACGGATGCGTGATCGGTGCAGGGAGTGTAGTGACCCGCGATATACCGCCATATTCGTTGGCAGCCGGTGTTCCGTGCAAAGTTATTCGTAGTATTACATCAGAGGATAGTATGCGCTTCAAGCCGGATATTTTGGCAGATTGCCAGGTTGAGGAGTAG
- a CDS encoding macrolide family glycosyltransferase — MLRILFVNFPAEGHVNPTIGLTQAFTARGDEVHYITTEKYQERVEAAGAIVHLHPDLVRTASIDTSNRESINEFMKIHIRTSLDILEIARQLADTMTFDLVLYDRFGAGELVRDMLNIPGISSSPSFLISNTHMATNLFRQNAESPGAPDPFVAESLSLMKEKYGVAPKEMVQFMNNSGALNIVYTSRYFQPNGDQFEEQNLFIGPSFPERKGSHAFPLEQLTDQKVLYISMGTVLSHIEEFFNTCIEAFADFEGIVVIAAGEKADLTRIKPAPANFIISSYVPQLDVLRYTDVFITHGGMNSVNEGIHFEVPLVVLPQDKDQPMVAQRLTELQAGYRITKDQISAASLQTAVQEVLSNPVYQQGVQKINQSFQQCGGTDEALRHIDAYLQQVKA; from the coding sequence ATGCTGCGCATTTTATTTGTAAATTTCCCTGCGGAAGGTCATGTGAATCCGACCATCGGCTTAACCCAAGCTTTTACAGCACGTGGCGATGAGGTTCACTACATTACTACCGAGAAATATCAGGAAAGAGTGGAGGCGGCAGGTGCTATCGTTCATCTGCATCCGGATCTGGTCCGCACCGCTTCGATCGACACATCCAATCGGGAAAGTATTAATGAATTTATGAAGATTCATATCCGTACGTCACTCGATATTCTGGAGATCGCCCGGCAGCTGGCAGATACAATGACATTTGATCTGGTGCTGTATGATCGGTTTGGAGCAGGCGAACTGGTACGGGATATGCTGAATATTCCGGGAATTTCTTCTTCTCCCTCCTTCCTGATCTCGAACACGCATATGGCGACCAATCTGTTCCGTCAAAATGCCGAGTCACCAGGTGCACCAGATCCATTTGTGGCAGAGTCTCTGTCACTAATGAAAGAAAAATACGGTGTCGCTCCAAAAGAAATGGTGCAATTTATGAATAATTCGGGAGCGCTAAATATTGTGTATACAAGCCGGTACTTCCAGCCTAATGGCGATCAGTTCGAAGAACAGAATCTATTTATTGGTCCGAGCTTCCCTGAACGCAAAGGCTCGCATGCGTTTCCGCTGGAGCAGCTCACCGATCAGAAAGTACTGTATATTTCCATGGGCACCGTGCTGAGTCATATTGAAGAATTTTTCAATACCTGTATCGAAGCCTTTGCTGATTTTGAGGGTATAGTAGTGATCGCTGCCGGAGAAAAAGCCGATCTGACCCGGATCAAGCCTGCTCCTGCCAACTTCATTATCTCCTCGTATGTACCTCAGCTCGACGTACTGCGCTATACCGATGTGTTTATTACTCATGGCGGAATGAACAGTGTAAATGAAGGGATTCATTTTGAAGTTCCGCTTGTTGTACTCCCTCAGGACAAGGACCAGCCGATGGTTGCCCAGCGATTGACCGAGCTGCAGGCCGGTTACCGGATCACCAAAGATCAGATCAGTGCAGCGTCCCTACAGACAGCTGTTCAGGAAGTGTTATCCAACCCGGTCTACCAGCAAGGGGTACAGAAAATCAATCAGAGCTTCCAGCAATGCGGCGGTACCGATGAAGCGCTTCGCCATATTGATGCCTATCTTCAGCAGGTAAAAGCATAA
- a CDS encoding DUF2264 domain-containing protein — protein sequence MSEDRKYWVETLIRIAHPVLHALSEYRLSRDMPGVQNRSDYACLEALGRTLTGISPWLEHGPRTGDEGQQRAEMAVLARKAIEAAVDPDSSEYMNFIRGGQPLVDTAFLAHAIIRAPRELYEQLPDKTRAQLITALLSTRRIRPVFSNWLLFSAMIETALLRMGVETWDRMRVDYAIRQHEQWYKGDGIYGDGPQFHWDYYNSFVIQPMLVDILQVAGDQFDDWDALRLPVQHRAVRYAAVLERLISPEGTYPPIGRSLAYRFGAFQHLSLMALRQELPAELQPAQVRCALTAVIRRQTQMPGTFDDIGWLQIGFAGSQPEIGEGYITTGSLYLCTTVFLALGLSPEHEFWQGQAQWTSQKAWSGKSFPIDTAIPSLMQQ from the coding sequence ATGTCGGAAGATAGAAAGTACTGGGTGGAGACACTGATTCGGATTGCCCATCCTGTTCTTCATGCTTTGTCGGAATATCGATTGAGCCGGGATATGCCTGGCGTACAGAACCGATCCGATTATGCCTGTCTTGAAGCACTGGGACGGACCCTCACTGGTATCTCTCCATGGCTAGAACACGGCCCACGTACCGGAGATGAAGGACAACAGCGGGCAGAAATGGCAGTACTGGCGCGAAAAGCGATAGAAGCTGCTGTAGACCCGGATTCCAGCGAATATATGAACTTCATCCGGGGTGGACAGCCTCTGGTGGATACAGCTTTTTTGGCGCATGCGATTATTCGTGCTCCCCGGGAGCTGTATGAGCAGCTGCCAGACAAGACCAGAGCACAATTAATCACGGCTTTGCTGTCGACGCGCAGGATTCGTCCTGTCTTCAGTAACTGGCTGCTGTTCAGCGCCATGATTGAGACAGCGCTGCTTCGAATGGGCGTGGAGACATGGGATCGGATGCGTGTGGATTATGCCATCCGGCAGCATGAACAGTGGTACAAGGGAGACGGCATATACGGAGATGGGCCTCAGTTTCACTGGGATTATTACAACAGCTTTGTGATTCAGCCGATGCTCGTGGATATATTGCAGGTGGCCGGCGACCAGTTTGACGATTGGGATGCGCTGCGTCTTCCTGTGCAACATCGTGCTGTACGTTATGCAGCTGTGCTGGAACGGCTGATTTCGCCGGAAGGAACCTACCCGCCGATAGGCCGGTCGCTTGCGTATCGATTTGGTGCGTTTCAGCATTTGTCCCTGATGGCGCTGAGGCAGGAGCTTCCGGCCGAACTGCAGCCAGCCCAGGTACGCTGTGCACTTACTGCCGTTATTCGCCGGCAGACTCAGATGCCTGGTACATTTGATGACATCGGCTGGCTGCAGATTGGATTTGCAGGGAGTCAGCCGGAGATCGGAGAGGGCTATATCACGACAGGCAGTCTGTATCTGTGTACGACTGTCTTCCTCGCGCTGGGCCTTTCTCCGGAACACGAATTCTGGCAGGGACAGGCACAGTGGACATCGCAAAAAGCATGGTCTGGTAAATCTTTTCCTATCGATACCGCTATACCGAGTCTTATGCAGCAATGA
- a CDS encoding helix-turn-helix transcriptional regulator, with product MLTLLSCGYRTVHHEGIIRNRPEGSGNYTFIFFNSKTEVKLRDERMVIEKNTFIFFRPDTPYFYRELESPFINDWFHCSGENLSEFLADLPFPLDTPTTASDPLLISRCMMELQHVHRLNGPLREEIIDCDLRSFFMKLADLLQRTASYPLHRYYAPLAELRNDLYRSPRQNISVTQLAEMLGMSKSHFQHMYKQLFGCSVMTDIINGRMEQAKYLLDHSEMSVTQIADTCGYENDTHFMRQFKKFVGSSPRTYRFRSVYKPDTLDR from the coding sequence ATGCTGACATTACTATCCTGTGGATACCGTACTGTTCATCACGAAGGGATTATCAGAAACCGTCCGGAGGGATCAGGGAACTATACTTTTATATTTTTCAACAGCAAAACGGAAGTCAAGCTGCGCGATGAGCGCATGGTGATCGAGAAAAATACATTTATCTTTTTCCGTCCGGATACGCCTTATTTCTACCGTGAACTGGAAAGTCCGTTTATCAACGATTGGTTTCACTGCAGCGGCGAGAATCTGTCCGAATTTCTCGCAGATCTGCCCTTTCCGCTGGATACGCCTACAACAGCATCCGATCCACTACTGATTTCTCGCTGCATGATGGAGCTTCAGCATGTTCACCGGCTTAACGGGCCGCTGCGTGAGGAGATTATCGATTGCGATCTGCGATCTTTTTTTATGAAATTGGCCGATTTGCTTCAGCGAACGGCTTCTTATCCGCTGCATCGTTATTATGCTCCCCTGGCGGAGCTACGTAATGATCTGTACCGATCTCCGAGGCAGAATATCTCGGTTACACAGCTGGCAGAGATGCTGGGGATGAGCAAATCCCATTTTCAGCATATGTACAAGCAGCTGTTTGGCTGTTCCGTCATGACAGATATTATTAACGGGAGGATGGAACAAGCGAAGTATTTGCTGGATCACAGCGAAATGTCGGTTACACAAATTGCGGATACCTGCGGTTATGAGAACGATACCCATTTTATGCGTCAATTCAAAAAGTTTGTCGGCAGTTCACCGAGAACATATCGATTCCGCAGCGTATACAAACCGGATACGCTGGATCGTTGA
- the bglS gene encoding beta-glucanase translates to MNKKSLITLVTTIVISLFFSTSTFAATIFWEPLTYFNPSTWQKADGYSNGNMFNCTWRANNANFTSDGKLKLGLTSSAQNKFDCGEYRTTNKYGYGKYEVSMKPAKNTGIVSSFFTYTGPANGTQWDEIDIEFLGKDTTKVQFNYYTNGVGGHEKVINLGFDASAGFHTYAFDWQPGSIKWYVDGVLKHTATANIPKTPGQIMMNLWNGAGVDEWLGSYNGANPLYAEYDWVKYTGN, encoded by the coding sequence ATGAACAAAAAATCGCTGATTACACTGGTGACAACCATCGTCATTTCGTTATTCTTTTCGACAAGTACTTTTGCAGCAACGATATTCTGGGAGCCGTTGACGTATTTTAACCCGAGCACATGGCAAAAAGCCGATGGCTACTCCAACGGGAATATGTTCAACTGTACATGGCGCGCGAACAATGCCAATTTTACAAGCGATGGCAAACTCAAGCTGGGTCTGACCAGCTCTGCCCAGAACAAATTCGACTGTGGCGAATATCGTACAACCAACAAATACGGATATGGCAAGTATGAAGTCAGCATGAAGCCTGCCAAAAATACAGGCATTGTATCGTCTTTCTTCACGTATACCGGTCCTGCCAATGGTACACAGTGGGATGAGATCGATATCGAGTTCCTCGGCAAAGATACTACCAAGGTACAGTTCAACTACTACACTAACGGAGTAGGTGGACACGAGAAAGTGATCAATCTGGGATTTGACGCTTCTGCCGGCTTCCATACGTATGCTTTTGACTGGCAACCCGGTTCGATCAAATGGTATGTAGACGGCGTACTGAAGCACACGGCAACTGCCAATATTCCCAAGACACCCGGTCAGATCATGATGAATCTGTGGAATGGCGCCGGTGTGGATGAGTGGCTGGGTTCCTATAATGGAGCAAATCCACTGTATGCGGAGTATGACTGGGTAAAATATACCGGTAATTAA
- a CDS encoding cadherin-like beta sandwich domain-containing protein: MHFYKRKQLSRQIWSRTLIMIIILSLVYPAVPASVQAENTVLVNEDFGRYPSGSFTIGSGNAWGKEGAAPVVRIVKETVTGITYADIKNTSSGSSYIGQRFAAQTGGMVAEFDIRIPGQNGGSLYMMDGKINATSAAAVNTGIGSGSIQGTFSANRIAYDPSTWYRLQYVINIPGQTYKTTITDLSTGRIIAEWQEAFRNKVARISSVGFYLGRDGGTIQLANAHVTNLDLNLSNLQVKAQDFTPGLTPGFDPSVLQYQMEVPYSVNTLDIAATASDADKVQLNVGDRPATSGASIPFTLDGLSTTIPIRVISDTYTDISRTYTLNVTRLEQYPDLRYVTSEAHNGKVKIGWEETIDPTYTEAHIYQAQKNQKLKLVDTVARGTYISTIDKLKNNTTYTFVVKAAFEDGSESAGVTLQETPVQLPPLQMEYLNRGLVAIPKAGGIYVSWRLLGTDPDSIGFDLYRDGKKVNTDPIRSTTNFLDAGGNRQSTYYVQAVGGKVGPKKSETAKVWSSDHLSIPLRKPADGKTVTGEVYSYSANDATTADLDGDGQYEIILKWIPSNAKDNSQSGHTGSTLVDAYKLDGTFLWRVALGPNIRSGAHYLDMMAYDLDGDGRAEVAFRTADGTVDGQGKVIGNANARYANESGYILSGPEYFSIFEGITGRELVTENYEPARGDVASWGDSYGNRVDRFLATIAYLDGERPSLVMQRGYYTRMVLVAYDWRDGKLTKRWTFDSSTPGNEKYAGQGNHQLSVADVDNDGKDEIITGAAAIDHNGSGLWVSGLGHGDAMHVSDLNPQRLGLEEWAVQENTNAAYSADLKDVRTGRVLWGQPQLGIDVGRGLSADIDPRYPGAEMWAIDGEWNSATGGLFTASGEKIASRIPSSNFAIWWDGDLSRELLDHHFTTEPVRQGVPKIDKWDYTNERLRNLITFTGNLSNNDTKGNPALQADILGDWREELVLRNADSTELHLYSTTEQTNYRFVTLMHDAVYRLGIAWQNTGYNQPPHTGYYLGTGMEQPEPSNIRVIQWGSKS; encoded by the coding sequence ATGCATTTTTATAAACGCAAGCAGTTAAGCAGACAGATATGGTCCAGAACTCTTATTATGATCATCATTCTGTCACTCGTATATCCTGCTGTTCCGGCTTCTGTGCAGGCAGAAAATACCGTATTAGTGAATGAAGATTTTGGTCGCTATCCGTCAGGATCTTTTACTATAGGCAGCGGTAACGCATGGGGCAAGGAAGGCGCTGCACCTGTTGTCCGTATCGTCAAAGAAACCGTCACCGGAATCACGTATGCGGATATAAAAAATACATCTTCCGGTTCTTCCTATATCGGCCAGCGTTTTGCTGCACAAACCGGCGGTATGGTTGCCGAATTCGATATTCGTATACCGGGTCAGAATGGTGGTTCCCTGTATATGATGGACGGCAAAATCAATGCGACCAGTGCTGCAGCAGTAAATACCGGTATCGGATCAGGCAGTATACAGGGTACATTTTCTGCGAATCGCATTGCCTATGATCCGTCTACCTGGTATCGACTTCAATATGTTATTAACATCCCTGGCCAGACGTATAAGACAACTATTACCGATCTGTCGACAGGCCGTATTATAGCCGAGTGGCAGGAAGCATTCCGTAATAAAGTAGCTCGAATCAGCAGCGTCGGATTCTATCTGGGACGAGACGGTGGCACTATTCAGCTCGCAAATGCACACGTTACCAATCTGGACCTGAATCTGAGCAACTTACAGGTAAAAGCGCAGGATTTTACACCAGGATTAACTCCTGGTTTTGATCCATCGGTGCTCCAGTACCAGATGGAAGTTCCGTATTCTGTGAATACGCTCGATATTGCAGCTACAGCGAGTGATGCCGACAAGGTACAGCTGAATGTCGGAGATCGTCCGGCCACTAGCGGCGCTTCCATACCGTTTACGCTGGATGGATTATCGACTACGATTCCGATTCGTGTCATATCCGACACGTATACGGACATTTCTCGTACGTATACACTGAATGTGACCCGACTGGAGCAATATCCCGATCTTCGGTATGTCACTTCGGAAGCTCATAATGGCAAGGTCAAGATCGGTTGGGAAGAGACGATTGATCCTACTTATACCGAAGCCCATATTTATCAGGCACAAAAAAATCAGAAGCTCAAGCTGGTGGATACAGTCGCACGCGGCACCTATATATCTACAATTGATAAGCTGAAAAACAATACAACGTATACCTTTGTTGTCAAAGCTGCTTTTGAAGATGGCAGCGAATCAGCAGGAGTCACCCTCCAGGAGACGCCTGTCCAACTGCCGCCTCTTCAGATGGAATATCTGAATCGAGGATTGGTGGCTATCCCCAAAGCCGGTGGTATTTATGTGAGCTGGCGCCTGCTCGGTACCGATCCGGATTCTATTGGATTTGACCTCTATCGGGATGGCAAAAAAGTAAACACCGACCCGATCCGCAGCACCACGAACTTTCTGGATGCAGGTGGTAACCGCCAGTCGACGTATTATGTACAGGCAGTAGGCGGCAAAGTAGGACCCAAAAAATCCGAGACGGCCAAAGTCTGGAGCAGCGATCATCTGAGTATTCCGCTGCGTAAACCGGCAGATGGCAAAACAGTTACCGGCGAAGTCTATTCCTACAGCGCCAACGATGCAACGACTGCAGATCTGGATGGAGACGGACAATACGAGATTATTCTCAAATGGATCCCATCTAACGCCAAGGATAATTCACAGAGTGGCCATACCGGCAGCACACTGGTAGATGCCTACAAACTGGATGGCACTTTCCTGTGGCGGGTTGCCCTGGGACCCAATATTCGCTCTGGTGCCCATTATCTCGATATGATGGCATACGATCTGGACGGTGATGGCAGAGCCGAAGTGGCTTTCCGCACAGCAGATGGAACAGTGGACGGACAGGGCAAAGTTATCGGTAATGCCAATGCTCGTTATGCCAATGAGAGCGGTTATATTCTGAGTGGTCCCGAATATTTCTCGATCTTTGAAGGAATAACAGGCCGCGAACTTGTTACCGAAAATTATGAACCGGCACGCGGAGATGTGGCTTCATGGGGAGATAGCTATGGCAACCGGGTTGACCGCTTTCTGGCGACGATCGCCTATCTGGATGGCGAACGACCAAGTCTGGTTATGCAGCGTGGTTATTACACCCGTATGGTTCTGGTCGCTTATGACTGGAGAGATGGCAAGCTGACCAAGCGCTGGACTTTTGATTCCAGTACACCAGGGAATGAGAAATATGCCGGACAGGGGAATCACCAACTGTCTGTCGCCGATGTAGACAATGATGGCAAGGACGAAATTATTACAGGCGCTGCGGCTATCGACCACAATGGATCAGGGTTATGGGTAAGCGGACTGGGACATGGTGATGCGATGCATGTCAGCGATCTTAATCCTCAGCGTCTCGGTCTGGAAGAATGGGCGGTCCAGGAGAATACGAATGCTGCCTATTCCGCGGATCTCAAAGATGTCCGAACAGGCCGTGTTCTCTGGGGACAGCCACAGCTGGGGATTGATGTCGGACGCGGATTGAGCGCAGATATCGACCCAAGGTATCCGGGAGCCGAGATGTGGGCTATTGATGGAGAGTGGAATAGTGCAACAGGTGGTCTATTTACAGCATCAGGAGAGAAAATCGCCAGCCGTATTCCTTCCTCCAACTTTGCAATCTGGTGGGATGGAGATCTGAGCCGTGAACTGCTGGATCATCATTTCACTACAGAGCCTGTTCGCCAGGGTGTGCCGAAGATTGATAAATGGGATTATACCAATGAGCGCTTGCGTAATCTGATTACATTTACCGGTAATCTGTCTAATAATGATACCAAGGGCAATCCGGCACTACAGGCAGATATACTGGGTGACTGGCGTGAAGAATTGGTACTGCGCAATGCCGACAGTACCGAGCTGCACCTCTATTCCACGACCGAACAGACCAATTACCGATTCGTCACACTGATGCATGATGCGGTCTACCGTCTGGGAATTGCCTGGCAAAATACAGGCTATAACCAGCCTCCGCATACGGGCTATTATCTGGGAACCGGTATGGAGCAGCCTGAACCGTCCAATATTCGTGTTATTCAATGGGGAAGCAAGTCATAG
- a CDS encoding glycoside hydrolase family 88 protein, with protein sequence MIQADWVQEAWEQTKNKVKRVHQRIGDQFPHASINGAYKLEPAAWWTAGFWPGLLWLLYRDTRDEELRVSAESCERQLDQLLTDASKVDHDIGFMWTLTSGARYRILGAEDSKRRALLAANLLAARFNAQGNFIRAWNGAGMEGWAIIDCLMNLPLLHWASGITGDPRYKHIAIRHADTVLQHFYRADGSVSHIVVFDPETGDKLEVKGGQGYAPDSAWSRGTAWAIYGMSLSYHYTGNPAYLNAAKQTAHFFIANLLEDHVPYWDFRSPEGTSALRDSSAGACAACGLLLLAEQVGELEARMYRESGEKILHSLYSQYGTWESDTEEGLILHGTSHFPEKQNVDVPLIYGDYYFAEGLSLLKGYKERFW encoded by the coding sequence ATGATACAAGCCGATTGGGTACAGGAAGCGTGGGAGCAGACAAAAAACAAGGTGAAAAGAGTTCATCAGCGCATAGGAGATCAATTCCCTCATGCCAGTATAAACGGAGCGTACAAGCTGGAGCCGGCTGCTTGGTGGACCGCGGGCTTTTGGCCAGGCTTGTTGTGGCTGCTATATAGAGATACTCGTGACGAAGAATTACGAGTATCCGCAGAATCCTGCGAACGTCAGCTGGATCAGTTGCTGACAGATGCCAGTAAAGTCGATCATGATATCGGCTTTATGTGGACACTGACGAGCGGCGCCCGGTATCGTATTCTGGGAGCCGAAGATTCCAAGCGGAGAGCGCTACTGGCAGCCAATCTTCTGGCGGCTCGATTTAATGCGCAGGGGAACTTTATTCGTGCCTGGAATGGTGCAGGCATGGAAGGATGGGCCATTATCGATTGCCTGATGAATCTGCCGCTGCTGCATTGGGCATCCGGGATTACAGGTGATCCACGGTACAAGCATATCGCTATCCGGCATGCCGATACGGTGCTGCAGCATTTTTACAGGGCAGATGGATCGGTATCCCATATTGTTGTTTTTGATCCGGAGACCGGGGACAAGCTGGAAGTAAAAGGCGGGCAGGGCTATGCACCAGACTCGGCATGGTCGCGCGGTACGGCGTGGGCCATTTACGGGATGAGTCTAAGCTATCACTATACCGGCAATCCGGCGTATCTGAATGCAGCCAAACAAACTGCTCATTTCTTTATAGCGAATCTGCTGGAGGATCATGTCCCTTATTGGGATTTCCGTTCACCGGAAGGAACGTCTGCCTTGCGCGATTCTTCTGCCGGAGCATGTGCAGCATGTGGACTGCTGCTGCTGGCAGAACAGGTAGGCGAATTGGAGGCAAGAATGTATCGTGAGAGCGGCGAGAAAATTCTGCACTCGTTATACAGTCAGTATGGCACATGGGAATCGGATACAGAGGAAGGACTTATTTTACACGGGACCAGTCATTTCCCGGAGAAGCAAAATGTGGACGTACCCCTGATCTATGGAGACTATTACTTTGCAGAAGGACTATCGCTGTTGAAGGGGTATAAAGAGCGCTTCTGGTAA